One window of the Lytechinus variegatus isolate NC3 chromosome 3, Lvar_3.0, whole genome shotgun sequence genome contains the following:
- the LOC121411841 gene encoding E3 ubiquitin-protein ligase PDZRN3-B-like, with translation MGFDIDRFSGPVDEDFKCSICLGVLESPLATPCGHVFCSNCVLPWVVQNGSCPLKCEKFSTKELNSVLPLRNLILKLEIRCDNFRRGCPEEVKIQMLAQHMEDCDFAPVKCSNKGCQEVINIKDQAQHETQTCEFRPVGRCEQGCGLVLQYNTRSEHDCLKALQNHSAAMQTKMKNQEHNLKKNSLRYGKREKALLAQIACLQNEIQMQALRYQKKLNESKAEMEYMSAVASFEKPWENTTILSLRLGRQDGSLGFNIIGGSGISQGDGGISEGIIVSRVNEKGPADRSQLQVHDRIIEVSLFIN, from the exons ATGGGGTTTGATATAGATCGGTTTTCTGGCCCGGTGGACGAGGATTTTAAATGCAGCATCTGTCTTGGTGTATTGGAGAGCCCCCTCGCTACACCGTGCGGCCACGTCTTCTGCTCCAACTGCGTACTGCCGTGGGTCGTTCAGAACGGTAGCTGCCCTCTCAAGTGCGAAAAGTTTTCCACCAAGGAACTCAACAGCGTCCTCCCATTGCGGAACCTCATCCTCAAGCTCGAGATCCGATGTGATAACTTCCGCCGAGGCTGCCCCGAAGAAGTCAAGATTCAGATGCTGGCCCAACACATGGAGGATTGCGACTTTGCCCCCGTCAAGTGCTCCAATAAAGGATGCCAGGAGGTGATTAACATCAAGGATCAAGCCCAACATGAAACCCAGACCTGTGAGTTTAGACCAGTCGGCCGTTGTGAGCAGGGATGCGGTTTGGTGCTTCAGTACAACACCCGATCGGAGCACGACTGCCTCAAAGCCTTGCAGAACCACTCGGCTGCCATGCAGACCAAGATGAAAAACCAGGAACATAATTTGAAGAAGAATTCTCTCAGatatggaaagagagagaaggctCTTTTGGCTCAGATTGCCTGCCTCCAGAATGAAATTCAGATGCAGGCATTGCGATATCAAAAGAAGCTGAATGAAAGTAAAGCCGAGATGGAATATATGTCAGCTGTTGCCTCATTTGAAAAG CCGTGGGAAAATACAACCATACTCTCCCTGCGACTTGGTCGTCAAGATGGAAGCTTAGGATTCAACATCATTGGTGGCAGTGGGATCAGTCAG GGTGATGGTGGTATCTCGGAAGGAATAATCGTATCCAGAGTGAACGAGAAAGGCCCGGCAGACAGATCACAGCTTCAGGTACATGACAGGATCATCGAGGTAAGTCTATTtataaattaa